One segment of Geomonas ferrireducens DNA contains the following:
- the ffh gene encoding signal recognition particle protein, which translates to MFATLSDKLDLVFKKLRGQGVMTEDNVKDALREVRLALLEADVNFKVVKDFVEKVRTRAVGTEVLQSLAPGQQVIKIVHDELVLLMGGSEDNSLDLAAKPPVAIMLVGLQGAGKTTSCGKLAKYLNGQRKKPLLVPADVYRPAAIEQLKVLGRQLDIEVFNSLATQKPLDICREAHRYATLNGFDVIIYDTAGRHQIDDYLMEELEGIRDELAPREILFVADAMTGQEAVNVAQGFNERLGITGVILTKLDGDAKGGAALSIKAVTGKPVKFVGLGEKLDALDVFHADRLVSRILGMGDVLTLIEKAQSTFDEKEAARLQQKMKKSGGQFDLEDFRSQLQQIKKMGSLESIMNLIPGMGKAMKQMQGAQPSEKELKRIEAIIDSMTPKERANHTIINGSRRLRIAKGSGTSIQEVNQLLKRFTEAQKVVKQLQKMGPKGLMKGMKGMGKGMLPF; encoded by the coding sequence ATGTTCGCGACTCTTTCCGATAAACTCGACCTGGTCTTCAAAAAGCTCCGTGGTCAGGGTGTGATGACCGAAGACAACGTCAAGGACGCGCTGCGTGAGGTGCGTCTTGCGCTGCTCGAGGCCGACGTCAATTTCAAGGTCGTCAAGGATTTTGTCGAAAAGGTTCGTACGCGCGCCGTCGGTACCGAGGTGCTGCAAAGCCTCGCCCCCGGGCAGCAGGTGATCAAGATCGTTCATGACGAGCTCGTGCTTCTCATGGGTGGCAGCGAGGACAACTCGCTCGACCTCGCCGCCAAGCCGCCGGTCGCCATCATGCTGGTCGGTCTGCAGGGCGCGGGTAAGACGACCTCCTGCGGAAAGCTCGCCAAGTACCTCAATGGGCAGCGGAAGAAGCCCCTGCTGGTCCCGGCCGACGTTTACCGCCCGGCCGCTATCGAGCAGCTGAAGGTGCTCGGACGTCAGCTCGACATCGAGGTGTTCAACTCGCTGGCGACCCAGAAGCCTCTCGACATCTGCCGCGAGGCGCACCGCTACGCGACGCTGAACGGCTTCGACGTCATCATCTACGATACCGCCGGCCGCCATCAGATCGACGACTACCTGATGGAGGAGCTGGAAGGAATCCGCGACGAGCTCGCCCCGCGCGAGATCCTCTTCGTGGCCGACGCCATGACCGGTCAGGAAGCGGTCAACGTGGCTCAGGGCTTCAACGAACGACTCGGCATCACCGGCGTAATCCTTACCAAGCTGGACGGCGACGCCAAGGGTGGTGCGGCTCTTTCCATCAAGGCGGTCACCGGTAAGCCGGTCAAGTTCGTGGGTCTTGGCGAAAAGCTGGACGCGCTGGACGTGTTCCACGCCGACCGTCTCGTCTCCCGCATCCTCGGCATGGGTGATGTGCTCACCCTGATTGAGAAGGCGCAGTCGACCTTCGACGAGAAGGAAGCTGCCCGCTTGCAGCAGAAGATGAAGAAGAGCGGCGGCCAGTTCGATCTTGAGGACTTCCGCAGCCAGCTGCAGCAGATCAAGAAGATGGGTTCGCTCGAGTCGATCATGAACCTGATCCCCGGCATGGGGAAGGCGATGAAACAGATGCAGGGCGCCCAGCCTTCCGAGAAGGAACTGAAGAGGATCGAGGCGATCATCGATTCCATGACTCCGAAGGAGCGCGCCAACCACACCATCATCAACGGCAGCCGCCGCTTGAGGATAGCCAAGGGGAGCGGCACCAGCATCCAGGAAGTCAACCAGCTCCTCAAGCGCTTCACCGAAGCTCAGAAGGTTGTCAAGCAGTTGCAGAAGATGGGTCCGAAGGGACTTATGAAAGGGATGAAAGGCATGGGCAAAGGGATGCTCCCCTTTTAA
- the rpsP gene encoding 30S ribosomal protein S16 has translation MAIKIRLARAGAKKKPFYQVVVADCRSRRDGRFIENVGTYDPNKNPAVYNLEEGKTLEWLGKGAQPTDTVKQILKKTGIWEKFVAPAA, from the coding sequence ATGGCAATAAAGATCAGACTTGCACGTGCGGGCGCTAAGAAGAAACCCTTTTACCAGGTAGTAGTTGCTGACTGCCGCAGCCGCAGGGACGGGCGCTTCATCGAGAACGTCGGTACCTACGACCCGAACAAAAACCCGGCGGTTTACAACCTGGAAGAAGGGAAGACCCTCGAGTGGCTCGGCAAGGGCGCTCAGCCGACCGACACCGTCAAGCAGATCCTGAAGAAGACCGGCATCTGGGAGAAGTTCGTCGCCCCTGCCGCTTAA
- a CDS encoding KH domain-containing protein: MKELVETIARALVDDPTQVKATEELEEETNVIKLTVAKEDMGRIIGKEGRTAKAIRTLLNAVSTKDNKKAILKIVE; this comes from the coding sequence ATGAAAGAGCTTGTTGAGACCATCGCCAGGGCACTTGTAGACGATCCGACCCAGGTGAAAGCCACCGAGGAGTTGGAAGAAGAGACCAACGTAATCAAGCTGACCGTCGCAAAAGAGGACATGGGGCGTATCATCGGCAAGGAAGGTCGCACGGCAAAAGCGATCCGTACTTTGCTCAACGCTGTCTCAACAAAGGATAACAAGAAAGCCATCCTTAAAATCGTAGAGTGA
- the rimM gene encoding ribosome maturation factor RimM (Essential for efficient processing of 16S rRNA) — MSGSNKVLIGKIQGPHGIRGQLRVIPFAGDASSISQLKSVFLKSPKGAMEEFSVVSAKNNGKRIILTLKPFDNINQVLHLVGSEIYADRVALPELPDDEFYWSDLLGLQVFTSDGEELGELVDIIETGSNDVYVVKHNGREVLIPALDDVVLSVDLKAGRMTVSLLEGLLDL; from the coding sequence ATGTCCGGTAGTAACAAAGTATTGATCGGCAAGATCCAGGGACCACACGGGATCAGGGGACAGTTGCGGGTGATCCCTTTCGCGGGGGATGCCTCGAGCATCTCGCAGTTGAAGAGCGTTTTTCTCAAGTCTCCGAAAGGGGCCATGGAAGAGTTCTCCGTGGTCTCCGCCAAGAACAACGGCAAACGGATCATCCTGACCCTGAAGCCGTTTGACAACATCAACCAGGTGCTGCACCTGGTCGGCAGCGAGATATATGCCGACCGGGTGGCGCTCCCGGAACTCCCCGACGACGAGTTCTACTGGTCCGACCTCCTGGGGCTCCAGGTTTTTACGTCGGATGGGGAAGAGCTGGGAGAGCTGGTCGACATCATCGAAACCGGCAGCAACGACGTCTATGTGGTAAAACACAACGGGCGCGAGGTGCTTATCCCCGCACTCGACGACGTCGTATTGTCTGTTGACCTGAAGGCAGGGCGGATGACGGTCTCTCTTCTCGAGGGGCTGCTCGATCTATGA
- the trmD gene encoding tRNA (guanosine(37)-N1)-methyltransferase TrmD has translation MKFDILTLFPAMFEGPMTESILKRASDKGLIEVALHNIRDWAFDKHATADDSPYGGGAGMVMKVEPIAGAIEAVKKMRPASRVILTTPGGRPFTHQVAEELSREEGLIIICGRYEGVDERVRALFVDDEISLGDFVLTGGELAAMVVVDAVSRLVPGVLGSEESAQYDSFADGLLEYPQYTRPPEFRGEKVPDILLSGNHAEIAKWRRKEQIRRTLASRPELLEGIEWSKQDKKLLKELGLDPHVTKGTA, from the coding sequence ATGAAGTTCGACATCCTGACCCTCTTTCCGGCGATGTTCGAGGGGCCGATGACCGAGAGCATCCTGAAGCGCGCGAGCGACAAGGGATTGATCGAGGTGGCCTTGCACAACATCCGCGACTGGGCTTTCGACAAGCACGCCACCGCCGACGACTCTCCCTACGGAGGGGGCGCCGGCATGGTGATGAAGGTCGAGCCGATCGCGGGTGCCATCGAGGCGGTCAAAAAGATGCGACCGGCTTCCAGGGTGATCCTAACCACCCCGGGCGGTCGGCCTTTCACGCACCAGGTGGCTGAGGAGCTCTCCCGCGAGGAGGGGCTCATCATCATCTGTGGCCGCTACGAAGGGGTCGACGAAAGGGTGCGTGCACTGTTCGTCGATGACGAGATCTCGCTTGGGGACTTCGTCCTCACCGGCGGAGAGCTCGCCGCCATGGTCGTAGTCGACGCCGTATCCCGGCTCGTGCCGGGGGTACTGGGAAGCGAAGAGTCCGCCCAGTACGATTCGTTTGCAGACGGGCTTCTGGAGTACCCGCAGTACACGAGGCCCCCCGAATTCAGGGGCGAGAAGGTTCCCGACATCCTCCTTTCCGGCAACCATGCCGAGATCGCCAAGTGGCGCAGGAAGGAGCAGATCAGGAGAACGCTCGCCTCCCGTCCCGAGCTCCTCGAAGGGATCGAGTGGAGCAAACAGGACAAGAAACTTCTGAAAGAGCTGGGGCTGGACCCCCATGTGACCAAGGGGACTGCATGA
- a CDS encoding RNA methyltransferase, producing MTSAANFSMALIHFPVYDKHKDVVATSVTNLDIHDMSRMTRTFGLARYYIVTPVAEQIKLVEKVREHWLSGWGSTYNPKRKMALETLQCEESLESTIADIESRTGRRPKVVVTGASGRPNSVSFAELKDLIDADPEQPYLLLLGTGWGMIEQLFNKGDLVLEPIRGAGDYNHLSVRSAASIMLDRLFGR from the coding sequence ATGACCTCGGCAGCTAATTTCAGCATGGCGCTGATCCACTTCCCGGTGTACGACAAGCACAAGGACGTGGTGGCGACTTCGGTTACCAACCTGGACATCCACGACATGTCGCGCATGACCCGGACCTTCGGTCTGGCGCGCTACTACATCGTGACCCCGGTTGCGGAGCAGATAAAGCTCGTTGAGAAGGTGCGTGAGCACTGGCTTTCCGGTTGGGGCTCCACCTACAACCCGAAGCGTAAGATGGCGCTGGAGACGCTGCAGTGCGAGGAGTCGCTAGAGTCGACCATCGCAGATATCGAGAGCCGCACCGGACGCAGACCCAAGGTGGTCGTGACCGGCGCCTCCGGCAGGCCCAACAGCGTGAGCTTTGCTGAGCTGAAGGATCTCATCGACGCGGACCCCGAGCAGCCCTACCTGCTGCTTCTGGGCACCGGCTGGGGAATGATCGAGCAGTTGTTCAACAAGGGTGATCTGGTGCTGGAGCCGATCAGGGGGGCAGGTGATTACAACCACCTCTCGGTACGCTCCGCGGCGTCGATCATGCTGGATAGGCTTTTCGGGCGCTAG
- the rplS gene encoding 50S ribosomal protein L19, producing the protein MNKIDMIEMAQMKKNIPVFVPGDTIKVQVKIVEGDKSRIQAFQGVCLGRQNGGIRESFTVRKISNGVGVERVFPLHSPSIEAIEVVTRGQVRRAKLYYLRKLRGKASRIKERKYVAGQ; encoded by the coding sequence ATGAACAAGATTGACATGATTGAAATGGCGCAGATGAAGAAGAACATCCCGGTTTTCGTTCCCGGCGACACCATCAAGGTGCAGGTGAAGATCGTCGAGGGTGACAAGAGCCGTATCCAGGCTTTCCAGGGCGTGTGCCTCGGCCGTCAGAACGGCGGCATTCGCGAGTCCTTCACCGTGAGGAAGATCTCCAACGGCGTCGGCGTGGAGAGGGTGTTCCCGCTGCACTCCCCGTCCATCGAGGCGATCGAGGTAGTGACCCGCGGTCAGGTACGTCGCGCGAAGCTCTACTACCTGCGCAAGCTGCGCGGCAAGGCTTCCAGGATCAAGGAAAGGAAGTACGTCGCAGGCCAGTAA
- a CDS encoding ribonuclease HII — translation MTGLFPDNPNAPIDMLALEAQALRRGYACIAGVDEAGRGPLAGPVVAAAVILPTGVLLPGVNDSKQLSEDKREELFDVIYREAVSVGVGIGDHALIDSINILQATLRAMSDAVRSLSVTPDFILIDGISSIPMNIPQRTVKKGDSLSLSIAAASIIAKVTRDRMMVEFDVRYPGYGFASHKGYGAASHLAAIAELGPSPIHRKSFSGVKEHCPSEPGSASTESQSGLFSF, via the coding sequence ATGACCGGTCTTTTTCCTGACAACCCGAATGCTCCCATCGACATGCTGGCCCTCGAGGCGCAGGCGCTGCGGCGCGGCTATGCCTGCATCGCGGGGGTGGACGAGGCGGGGCGCGGTCCGCTCGCGGGGCCGGTGGTTGCTGCAGCCGTCATCCTGCCGACGGGGGTGCTCCTCCCCGGGGTGAATGACTCGAAGCAGCTCTCCGAGGATAAGCGGGAAGAACTCTTTGACGTCATATACCGTGAGGCGGTTTCCGTCGGTGTCGGCATCGGCGATCACGCCCTCATCGACAGCATCAACATCCTTCAGGCGACCCTTCGCGCCATGAGCGACGCGGTTCGCTCCCTGAGCGTCACCCCCGACTTCATTCTCATCGACGGCATCTCCAGCATTCCGATGAACATCCCCCAGCGTACCGTCAAAAAGGGTGACTCCTTGAGCCTCTCCATCGCCGCCGCCTCGATCATCGCCAAGGTGACCCGCGACAGGATGATGGTTGAGTTCGACGTGCGGTATCCCGGATACGGCTTTGCCAGCCACAAGGGCTACGGTGCGGCCTCGCATCTCGCCGCCATCGCCGAGTTAGGCCCATCCCCCATCCACCGTAAGAGCTTCAGCGGCGTCAAGGAGCACTGCCCCTCTGAGCCGGGCTCCGCTTCAACAGAATCTCAATCCGGGCTCTTTTCCTTCTAA
- a CDS encoding YraN family protein, which yields MPVKSGNSALGGVGESIAVTYLKGQGFKIVECNFRVSCGEIDIVARDGRTIVFVEVKCRNNDNYGPPQLAVTPFKQRQISKAALVWLSRKKLYDAEARFDVIAIMLHDHDVPEIEHIRNAFDLAY from the coding sequence ATGCCAGTCAAAAGCGGTAACAGTGCACTCGGCGGAGTGGGCGAGTCGATCGCGGTGACCTACCTCAAGGGGCAGGGGTTCAAAATTGTCGAGTGTAATTTTCGCGTTTCCTGCGGGGAGATAGACATCGTGGCGAGAGATGGGCGTACCATCGTTTTCGTCGAAGTGAAGTGCAGGAACAATGACAACTACGGGCCGCCGCAGCTGGCTGTGACGCCTTTCAAGCAGCGGCAGATCTCGAAGGCCGCACTGGTTTGGCTGTCGCGGAAGAAGCTCTACGACGCCGAGGCGCGCTTCGATGTCATTGCCATCATGCTGCATGACCACGACGTGCCGGAGATCGAACACATCAGGAACGCCTTCGATCTGGCCTATTAG
- a CDS encoding DUF4149 domain-containing protein yields MQVVAAIYRLAIALWLGGAALFTFVLTPILFRSESRDVAGRIVGLFFPGYFRWGIACGVIAIVCRLVMGGKWTAPAAVIIALMLTLSSFQAFYIEPRAAEIKKQIVSFETTPKDDPMRRQFSKLHGVSAVCNLSVIAGGVVLVILL; encoded by the coding sequence ATGCAGGTCGTAGCAGCAATTTACCGTCTGGCCATTGCTCTCTGGCTCGGAGGCGCCGCACTCTTCACCTTCGTGCTCACCCCCATCCTGTTCCGCTCTGAAAGCCGCGACGTCGCCGGGCGTATCGTTGGCCTCTTCTTTCCCGGGTATTTTCGCTGGGGCATCGCCTGCGGCGTGATCGCCATCGTCTGCCGCCTCGTCATGGGCGGGAAATGGACCGCCCCCGCCGCCGTCATCATCGCCCTCATGCTCACCCTCTCTTCGTTCCAGGCCTTTTACATCGAGCCCAGGGCCGCCGAGATCAAGAAGCAGATCGTATCTTTCGAGACCACCCCGAAGGATGACCCGATGCGCAGGCAGTTTTCCAAGCTGCACGGGGTCTCCGCGGTCTGCAATCTTTCTGTCATAGCGGGCGGCGTTGTGCTGGTGATCCTGCTTTAA
- a CDS encoding nitrilase-related carbon-nitrogen hydrolase, which produces MDFTVALAQIKPKLGCLDDNMALAEAAIEKGIAAGADLVVFPELALTGYFLKDLVPEVALSLDSPQIQRLKKLSERISIAIGFVEVSSDFRFFNSAVYLEAGEIRHVHRKVYLPTYGLFDEQRYMARGERFRAFDTRFGRVGMLICEDMWHLSAPYILAMDGAMTLICLSSSPGRGVSESEGLGSAAAWQKLTSTSAMFLNCRVFYCNRVGYEDGINFWGGSEAISPSGEVTDRGALLEEDFVLARVDGGALRRERIFSPMMRDENLAITVKELKRIDKEKDC; this is translated from the coding sequence ATGGATTTTACCGTTGCCCTGGCTCAGATCAAACCTAAGCTGGGCTGCCTGGACGACAACATGGCGTTGGCCGAGGCCGCCATCGAGAAGGGGATCGCCGCCGGTGCCGACCTCGTGGTGTTTCCCGAGCTGGCTCTCACCGGTTACTTCTTGAAGGATCTAGTGCCCGAAGTGGCGCTGAGCCTGGACTCCCCCCAGATACAGAGGCTGAAAAAGCTCTCCGAACGCATCTCGATCGCCATCGGCTTCGTCGAGGTCTCTTCCGACTTCCGCTTCTTCAACTCCGCGGTTTACCTCGAAGCCGGGGAAATCCGCCACGTGCACCGCAAGGTCTACCTTCCCACCTACGGTCTATTCGACGAGCAGCGCTACATGGCTCGCGGTGAGCGTTTCCGCGCCTTCGACACCCGTTTCGGCCGCGTCGGAATGCTGATCTGCGAGGACATGTGGCACCTCTCCGCCCCCTACATCCTCGCCATGGACGGCGCCATGACGCTCATCTGTCTCTCGTCGAGCCCGGGGCGCGGCGTGAGTGAGTCGGAAGGGCTCGGTTCGGCGGCGGCGTGGCAGAAGCTCACCTCGACGAGCGCCATGTTCCTCAACTGCCGTGTCTTCTACTGCAACCGCGTCGGCTACGAGGACGGCATCAACTTCTGGGGCGGCTCCGAGGCCATCTCCCCTTCCGGAGAGGTGACCGACCGCGGCGCCCTTCTCGAGGAGGACTTCGTGTTGGCCAGGGTGGACGGCGGGGCGCTCAGGCGCGAGAGGATCTTCTCCCCCATGATGCGGGACGAAAACCTCGCCATCACCGTGAAAGAGCTGAAACGCATCGACAAGGAGAAAGACTGCTAA
- a CDS encoding NAD+ synthase has protein sequence MAGLTVNTNLLRRILVGFVRDEVYKVGVRKGVLGLSGGIDSALVAYIAAEALGPENVYAYCMPYRTSNPESEAHARLVAESLGINFKVIEITPMIDAYFNITTDADNMRRGNKMARERMTILYDHSAAVGGLVLGTSNKTELLLGYGTLHGDMASALNPIGDIYKSQVWELSEAMGVPREVIEKKPSADLWAGQTDEQELGFTYREADELLYRMVDQRMSREELISAGFDAQFIDNVARKVQGSHFKRRLPIIAKVSNRTIDRDFRYARDWGK, from the coding sequence ATGGCGGGCTTGACGGTTAATACAAATCTTCTGCGCCGGATCCTGGTGGGGTTCGTGCGTGACGAGGTCTACAAGGTCGGGGTGCGCAAGGGGGTGCTAGGTCTTTCCGGCGGCATCGATTCCGCGCTGGTCGCCTACATCGCCGCCGAGGCGCTTGGGCCGGAGAACGTCTACGCCTACTGCATGCCGTACCGGACCAGCAATCCGGAGAGCGAGGCGCATGCGCGGCTCGTTGCGGAGAGCCTCGGGATCAACTTCAAGGTAATCGAGATCACCCCGATGATCGACGCCTATTTCAACATCACCACGGACGCCGACAACATGAGGCGCGGCAACAAGATGGCGCGCGAGCGCATGACCATCCTGTACGACCACTCCGCAGCGGTGGGCGGTCTCGTCTTGGGCACCAGCAACAAGACCGAGCTGCTCCTCGGTTACGGGACCCTGCACGGCGACATGGCGAGCGCCTTGAACCCGATCGGCGACATCTACAAGAGCCAGGTCTGGGAGCTTTCCGAGGCGATGGGCGTGCCGCGCGAGGTGATCGAGAAGAAGCCCTCCGCAGACCTGTGGGCGGGGCAGACCGACGAGCAGGAGCTCGGCTTCACCTACCGCGAGGCCGACGAGCTTTTGTACCGCATGGTGGACCAGCGCATGAGCCGCGAGGAGCTGATCTCCGCCGGTTTCGACGCGCAGTTCATCGACAACGTGGCGAGAAAGGTGCAGGGCTCACACTTCAAGCGCCGTCTCCCCATCATCGCCAAGGTATCCAACCGCACCATCGACCGCGACTTCCGCTACGCGCGGGACTGGGGGAAATAA
- the rsmI gene encoding 16S rRNA (cytidine(1402)-2'-O)-methyltransferase has protein sequence MPGTLYIVATPIGNLEDITLRALRILKEVDLIAAEDTRHSRKLLTHFGISKPLTSYFDHNKELKGDQILDRLREGQSVALITDAGTPCISDPGYQLVRDAVAEGISVVPIPGACAAVTALSASGLPTDYFSFAGFLPNKQGKRRERLQSLAAERAVLIFYESPKRLLATLEDMLETLGDRDVVVARELTKMYEEFLRGRLSGLIEELSGREVRGEVAILVSPAPESDSDDGPGMEELLQKYLASGEMSLKDAVKRVTQETGLHKSAVYAEALRIRG, from the coding sequence ATGCCTGGAACTCTCTACATCGTCGCCACGCCGATAGGCAACCTCGAGGACATCACGCTGCGCGCCCTGCGCATCCTGAAGGAGGTCGACCTCATCGCGGCCGAAGACACGCGCCACTCGCGCAAGCTCCTCACCCACTTCGGCATCTCCAAACCGCTCACCTCCTATTTCGACCACAACAAGGAATTGAAGGGAGACCAGATCCTGGACCGGCTTCGGGAGGGACAAAGCGTCGCCCTCATCACCGATGCCGGCACCCCCTGCATCTCCGACCCCGGCTACCAACTCGTGCGCGACGCGGTGGCCGAGGGGATCTCCGTTGTTCCGATCCCTGGGGCCTGCGCCGCCGTCACCGCACTCTCCGCCTCGGGCCTTCCCACCGATTACTTCAGCTTCGCGGGTTTTCTTCCCAACAAACAGGGGAAAAGACGCGAGCGGCTGCAGTCGCTCGCCGCGGAACGGGCCGTGCTGATCTTCTACGAGTCCCCCAAGCGCCTCTTGGCGACACTGGAGGACATGCTGGAAACGCTCGGGGACCGCGATGTGGTGGTGGCGCGGGAACTGACCAAGATGTACGAGGAATTTCTGCGCGGCAGGCTCTCCGGCCTCATTGAGGAGCTGAGCGGGCGTGAGGTCCGGGGTGAGGTGGCTATCCTGGTGAGCCCGGCGCCGGAGTCTGACTCCGACGACGGGCCGGGGATGGAAGAATTGCTGCAAAAGTACCTTGCGTCTGGGGAGATGTCGCTAAAGGACGCCGTGAAAAGGGTGACCCAGGAAACGGGCCTCCACAAAAGCGCCGTCTACGCGGAGGCGCTGCGCATCAGGGGATAG